The Rhinolophus sinicus isolate RSC01 linkage group LG15, ASM3656204v1, whole genome shotgun sequence region CTGGACACCAAAGCCAACCTCTGAGGGCATCGACAGTGGGATGATACTCTGGGCTACTCCTATACCTGATCAGTTTTCCGCAAAATGGGCGGAACCACGTGGCTCTTGAAGTACCGGGAGGCGTGCCAGTCCTGCTGAGCGTTGTAAGGTGGGATCGCCGACCAGAGCTTGGGCCTCAAATGCTCATAGGTGCGGGCTACGGTGCTCACGGCCACGCCATCCAAGATGAAACTCTTCTCCAACCGCAGAGGGCACTCGCAGCAGTGTGCCATCCCAAACATAGCAGCCTTGGAGCCTCGGTGATGCGAGTGGAGTCCTAGGTGGGGGCTCCCCTGCGCGTTGTTACGCATTGTTACGTTGTCAGGAGCCATGCGACACAAACCCTATTGTCCCTATTCAATGGGGTAGGCTTTTAGAAAAGGCTGTGGGAGAAGTTGCTTGCATGGCCCTGAGATGACGGATGACCAGGAGACTATGCAAGAG contains the following coding sequences:
- the SPMAP1 gene encoding sperm microtubule associated protein 1, which encodes MAPDNVTMRNNAQGSPHLGLHSHHRGSKAAMFGMAHCCECPLRLEKSFILDGVAVSTVARTYEHLRPKLWSAIPPYNAQQDWHASRYFKSHVVPPILRKTDQDHGGTGRDGWIVDYFHIFGQGQRYLNRRNWAGAGYSLQQVMGHDYYNANVKKTRGFNGQFGYRRNTPALRQHTSVFGEVTQFPLF